The genomic segment AGGGCTTTCAGGAGATGAGCGAGGTCGTCCACGACACCTTCGAGTACATCACCCTGCTGCACGCCAACAAGGGCATCCCCGACGGGGTGAGCAGCGGCTTTCGCGACCTCGACGAGCAGATCAGCGGGTTGCAGAAGGGCAGCCTGAACGTGCTGGCGGCGCGGCCCTCGATGGGCAAGTGCGTGACGGCGGACACTCCCATCGACGTGCCGGGCACCGGGGAGAGGATCACGGTCGCGGACTTCGTGCGGCGGGGGCTGCCCACGGTGCTGAGCGTGACGCCGGACGGCAGACTGCGCGAGTCGCGGGTGGGTGACTGGATCGACAGCGGCGTGAAGTCCGTGCGCCGGGTGACGACGCGTACGGGCCGGGTGGTCGAGACCACACCCCATCACCCCTTCCTGGGTGTGGACGGCTGGACTCCCCTGTACGACCTGCGGGTGGGCGACCGCATCGCCGTGCCGCGCGCCGTGCCCGTGTTCGGGAAGCGGGACGCTCTCAGCCCGGAGCGGGTGCGCCTCCTCGCCTACCTGCTGGCCGAAGGCGGCCTGACCCAGAGCCGCCCCCGTTTCACCAACGCCGACCCCGCACTCGCCCTGGACTTCCGCCGCTGCCTCGCCGCCGAGTTCCCCGGGGTGGAGATGCAGGTGGACTCACGTACGGGTATCGACTACCGGCTCAGCCGGAAGTGGCAGGCGGGGGAGCGCAAGGACCGCCCCAATCCTCTCACCGACTGGCTGCGGGAACTGGGCGTATGGGGTAGGCACGCCGAGGCCAAGCGGTTCCCGGCGGTCGTCTGGACCCTGACCCGAGACGCCCTCGCCTCCTTCTTGCGGGTTCTGATGAGCTGCGACGGCACGATCTACGCGCTGGCCGGGAAAGCCCGGATCGAGTTCACGGTGGCGAGCGAGGCGCTGGCCGAGGGCGTGCATCACGCGCTCGTGCGCTTTGGCATCGTGAGCAAGCTCTGGCGCAAGACGGAACGCTCCTGGCGGGTAGAGATCACCGAATCGCGCAGCGTGGCCGATTATCATACGAAGATCGGCTGGCTGGGCGAGAAGGCGGGGCGGGCCGTTCCGGTCAGTGCCGGAACGCGTTCCAACGTGGGGCACCCCCCCACCGGGGCCTGGGCGCACGTGCGCCGGGCGGCGACGGAGCGCGGTCTCAGCCTGTCTGCCCTCGCCCGCGCGGCGGGGGAGAAAACGCAATCCGGCTTCAACGCGCACACCGGGCGCAGCCTCCCCCAAACCCGCGCCGCCCGTTACGCCGCCGTCCTCGCCGACCCGCACCTCTCGCTGCTGGGGAGCGACGAGCTGTACTGGGACGACATCGCCTCCATCGAGGATGTGGGCGAGCGGCAGGTGTACGACCTGACGGTGCCGGGCGACGCCAACTTCATCGCCGCCGACCTCTGCCTGCACAACACGGCCTTCGCCCTCTCCATCGCCCAGAACGTCGCCCTGCGCGGCGAGAAGACGGTGGCGGTCTTCAGCCTGGAGATGCCCAGCGTGCAGCTCGCCCTGCGGATGCTGTGCAGCGAGGCGCGGGTGGACATGAACCGCATCCGCAGCGGGCAGCTCAACGAGCGCGACTTCGAGAGGTTGGCCCACGCGGCGGGCCGCCTCGCCGAGGCCCCGATGGTGATCGACGACGAGCCGGACCTCACGCTCAACGGTCTGCGCAGCAAGCTCCGCCGCATCGCCGCGCAGCACGGGCAACTCGGGCTCGTCGTGATCGATTACCTGCAACTCATGTCGGGCGGCAAGAACAACGGCGGGAGCGACAACAGGCAACAGGAGATCAGCACGATCTCACGTGGGTTGAAGGGACTGGCGCGTGAGCTGGAAGTGCCGATCATGGTTCTCAGTCAACTGAGCCGCGCGGTGGAGCAGAGACCGAATCACAGGCCGATGCTGTCTGACCTACGTGAGTCGGGCGCGATTGAACAGGACGCAGATATCGTCATGTTTATCTACAGAGACGAGTATTACAACAAAGAAACCGATCAACAGGGCATCGCGGAAATCATCATCGGCAAGCAGCGCAACGGGCCCGTCGGCACGGTGAAGTTGCAGTTTCACTCGGCCCACGTCCGGTTCAACGACCTCGCGCCGGAGGGCGTCTGATGACGGACGACGTGAAGGCCCTCCCGAATGGCGCCGGGGGGCAGCGGCGGCGCAGGCGCAGGCGCAACACGCGGCCAGGGGCGGTGCCGGGCCCCGGGCAGGTGTCCTCCGCCACGACCGTGCCCGTGCCCGCCGCGCCGCAAAAGCGCGGGCAGAAGCGGTCCCTCGCCGAGCCGCGCATCGGGGTGGGCTGCATCGTGCTGCGCGGCGAAGAGATTTTGCTCGTGCGCGAGCGCGGGCGCTGGTCGCTGCCCAAGGGCGGGCTGGAGGCGGGCGAACTCGTGCAGGAGGGGGCGCGGCGCGAGACCTACGAGGAGACCGGGCTCGTGGTCGAGCTGCGCGACCTCGCCTTCATCGTCGAGTTCCAGGCGCAGACGTGGGGCCACCACCTCCAGTTCTTCTACACCGGGCGGGAAGTCGGCGGCACCCTGGCTCCCCGCGACCCCGACCGCGACGTGCAGGAGGCCCGCTTCGTGCCCATCCGGCAGTTGCGCGAGTTCATCCGCTTCCGCCCCCGCCTCGTCGCGCTGGAGACGTGGCTGCGCGAGCGGCGGCCCCGGCACTTCGTCTTCAACCTCGACAAGGAGCCCGCCATGCTCCGCAAACGCCGCCGGGTCGGCGTGAGCCCCGCCCTGCCCGAGGTGCCCGACGACGGGAGCGAGGAACCCGACCTGTAGACCGGAAACGGGGGCGACTCACCCCCTGCCACCCCTCCCGAGACAACGCCGGCCCCCGAAATTGTCGGCCTGGAGGGGATCTCGCCGTTTCACAATTCCCCTTTCTGCTATGATCAGAATATGAAACGTCCGTTACGTCTCCA from the Deinococcus planocerae genome contains:
- a CDS encoding NUDIX hydrolase yields the protein MTDDVKALPNGAGGQRRRRRRRNTRPGAVPGPGQVSSATTVPVPAAPQKRGQKRSLAEPRIGVGCIVLRGEEILLVRERGRWSLPKGGLEAGELVQEGARRETYEETGLVVELRDLAFIVEFQAQTWGHHLQFFYTGREVGGTLAPRDPDRDVQEARFVPIRQLREFIRFRPRLVALETWLRERRPRHFVFNLDKEPAMLRKRRRVGVSPALPEVPDDGSEEPDL
- the dnaB gene encoding replicative DNA helicase is translated as MELTPRVPPHSNDAEISVLGSILLDNDTLAQLGDTVSPEMFYREGHRKIFAAMRTLQERGEPVDLVTLSEDLRVRGQLDEVGGLTYLIGLADQVPTAAYAEHYARIVQEKHTLRQLISASGKAMQLAYEAQLPLEDLLDRAEKLIFEVAEQKKAEGFQEMSEVVHDTFEYITLLHANKGIPDGVSSGFRDLDEQISGLQKGSLNVLAARPSMGKCVTADTPIDVPGTGERITVADFVRRGLPTVLSVTPDGRLRESRVGDWIDSGVKSVRRVTTRTGRVVETTPHHPFLGVDGWTPLYDLRVGDRIAVPRAVPVFGKRDALSPERVRLLAYLLAEGGLTQSRPRFTNADPALALDFRRCLAAEFPGVEMQVDSRTGIDYRLSRKWQAGERKDRPNPLTDWLRELGVWGRHAEAKRFPAVVWTLTRDALASFLRVLMSCDGTIYALAGKARIEFTVASEALAEGVHHALVRFGIVSKLWRKTERSWRVEITESRSVADYHTKIGWLGEKAGRAVPVSAGTRSNVGHPPTGAWAHVRRAATERGLSLSALARAAGEKTQSGFNAHTGRSLPQTRAARYAAVLADPHLSLLGSDELYWDDIASIEDVGERQVYDLTVPGDANFIAADLCLHNTAFALSIAQNVALRGEKTVAVFSLEMPSVQLALRMLCSEARVDMNRIRSGQLNERDFERLAHAAGRLAEAPMVIDDEPDLTLNGLRSKLRRIAAQHGQLGLVVIDYLQLMSGGKNNGGSDNRQQEISTISRGLKGLARELEVPIMVLSQLSRAVEQRPNHRPMLSDLRESGAIEQDADIVMFIYRDEYYNKETDQQGIAEIIIGKQRNGPVGTVKLQFHSAHVRFNDLAPEGV